The following coding sequences lie in one Candidatus Eremiobacterota bacterium genomic window:
- a CDS encoding O-acetylhomoserine aminocarboxypropyltransferase/cysteine synthase, which produces MQQEREFGFATRALHAGTPPDPATGARAMPIYQTSAFVFSSTEQAAELFALRSYGHIYSRISNPTVAAFEERMASLEGGLGAVAFSSGLAAQLCLVLSLAQSGDHLVCTQSVYGGTVTQLTVTIGRMGIATTFVAPDDLAAVRAAIRPETKLVFVETVGNPSGVVADLSALAEVAHAAGVPLAVDNTFATPYFCRPIELGADIVVHSATKFINGHGTSIGGVLVESGRFPWQNGRFPLLSLPSPGYHGKVFTETFAEYAFLMRVRAEVLRDVGAQMSPMDAWLLLLGLETLPLRMERHVANARAVAAFLKARPEVAWVRDAQLGSIFTFGLRAGRDAGRRFIDALELWSHLANVGDSKSLVIHPASTTHSQLSDEAMCKAGVEPESVRLSVGLEEIDDLLWDLDNALRAAAGK; this is translated from the coding sequence ATGCAACAAGAGCGAGAATTCGGTTTTGCGACCCGCGCGCTCCACGCCGGGACGCCGCCCGACCCGGCGACCGGCGCGCGGGCAATGCCGATTTATCAAACCTCCGCATTCGTCTTCAGCTCGACCGAGCAGGCGGCGGAACTCTTTGCTCTGCGCAGCTACGGCCACATTTATAGCCGCATCAGCAATCCCACCGTCGCGGCGTTCGAAGAGCGCATGGCCAGCCTCGAGGGCGGACTCGGCGCCGTCGCCTTCTCCAGCGGCTTGGCGGCCCAGCTCTGTCTGGTGTTATCGCTCGCGCAATCGGGCGATCATCTCGTCTGCACGCAGAGCGTCTACGGCGGTACCGTCACGCAGCTCACCGTCACGATCGGCCGAATGGGAATCGCTACGACGTTCGTCGCGCCCGACGACCTCGCTGCCGTGCGCGCGGCGATTCGACCCGAGACGAAGCTCGTCTTTGTCGAGACCGTCGGCAATCCGTCCGGGGTCGTTGCCGATCTGTCGGCGTTGGCCGAAGTCGCGCACGCCGCCGGAGTTCCCTTGGCCGTCGACAATACTTTTGCAACTCCGTATTTTTGCCGGCCGATCGAGCTCGGCGCCGATATCGTCGTGCATTCGGCGACCAAATTCATCAACGGCCACGGCACGTCGATCGGTGGAGTGCTGGTCGAATCGGGGCGCTTTCCTTGGCAGAATGGGCGCTTTCCTCTGCTATCGCTGCCGAGTCCCGGATACCACGGCAAAGTCTTCACCGAGACATTCGCCGAGTACGCCTTCTTGATGCGCGTGCGCGCGGAAGTGTTGCGCGACGTCGGCGCCCAGATGTCGCCGATGGACGCCTGGCTACTGCTCCTCGGGCTCGAAACGCTGCCACTGCGAATGGAGCGCCACGTCGCCAACGCGCGCGCCGTCGCCGCATTTCTCAAGGCGCGCCCCGAGGTCGCATGGGTACGCGATGCGCAGCTTGGGTCGATCTTCACTTTCGGATTGCGCGCCGGCCGCGATGCGGGACGTCGCTTCATCGACGCGCTCGAACTCTGGAGTCACCTCGCCAACGTCGGCGATTCGAAGAGTCTGGTGATTCATCCGGCCTCAACCACCCATTCACAACTATCGGACGAAGCGATGTGCAAGGCCGGCGTCGAGCCCGAGTCGGTGCGGCTTTCGGTCGGGCTGGAAGAGATCGACGATCTACTCTGGGATTTGGACAACGCGCTGCGCGCCGCTGCAGGCAAGTGA
- the rplQ gene encoding 50S ribosomal protein L17, whose product MAYKRLSRTDGHRKALLRNLATSLFKHDRIETTSAKAKEISRVAERLITTAMAGDLAARRRLAEYITEPAVVKKLVEQIAPALKARSGGYTRITKTRVRRGDAAELSQIELLT is encoded by the coding sequence ATCGCGTATAAACGTCTGTCCCGCACCGACGGCCATCGCAAGGCGCTGCTGCGCAACTTGGCGACGTCGCTCTTCAAGCACGACCGGATCGAAACGACGTCGGCAAAAGCAAAGGAGATCAGCCGCGTCGCCGAGCGGTTGATCACGACGGCAATGGCCGGCGATCTCGCCGCGCGCCGTCGATTGGCCGAATACATCACCGAACCGGCAGTAGTGAAGAAGCTCGTCGAGCAAATTGCGCCGGCACTCAAGGCGCGTTCCGGCGGCTATACCCGCATCACCAAGACGCGCGTACGCCGGGGCGATGCCGCAGAACTATCGCAAATCGAGCTACTGACGTAG
- the prfA gene encoding peptide chain release factor 1, with the protein MIDRLHSMARRFDEIEAQLANPSGAFDQNRYTSLVKERAQLEAPVQTHRELARLRQQIEANQALVRDGDGDLRELAEEENAQLRQRVTELEAELSHLMVPRDPNDAKDVFVEVRAGTGGDEAAIFAGDLARMYMRFAESKGMKTELVSESPSEAGGYKEIVFAVTGREPYRYLKHESGVHRVQRVPATEAQGRIHTSTATVAVLPQVEDDVEVEIKSADLEIDTFKASGAGGQYVNKTESAIRITHVPTGVVVASQQERSQQQNREKAMQMLRATLYDRKRREQEEAVGSMRRSQVGSGERAEKIRTYNFPQDRVTDHRINRSFGNIRGLMDGNLATISDELIADERARLLAGEPVT; encoded by the coding sequence CTGATCGATAGGCTGCATTCGATGGCGCGGCGCTTCGACGAGATCGAGGCGCAACTCGCCAACCCTTCGGGTGCGTTCGACCAAAACCGTTACACGTCACTGGTAAAGGAACGCGCTCAATTAGAAGCGCCGGTGCAAACGCATCGCGAGCTCGCGCGATTGCGCCAACAAATCGAAGCGAATCAAGCACTCGTTCGCGATGGCGACGGCGATCTGCGCGAGTTGGCTGAAGAAGAGAACGCGCAGCTGCGACAGCGCGTTACCGAGCTCGAAGCCGAGCTCTCCCACTTGATGGTGCCGCGCGACCCCAACGACGCAAAGGACGTCTTCGTCGAGGTCCGCGCCGGTACCGGCGGCGACGAGGCGGCGATCTTCGCCGGCGATTTGGCGCGCATGTACATGCGCTTTGCCGAGAGCAAAGGGATGAAGACCGAGCTCGTATCGGAGAGTCCAAGCGAGGCCGGCGGTTATAAGGAAATCGTCTTCGCCGTGACCGGCCGCGAGCCGTATCGCTATCTGAAACACGAATCCGGGGTTCATCGCGTTCAACGCGTTCCGGCGACGGAGGCGCAGGGGCGCATTCACACGAGCACGGCCACCGTTGCAGTGCTTCCGCAAGTCGAAGACGACGTCGAGGTGGAGATCAAGAGTGCCGACCTCGAGATCGATACGTTCAAGGCCTCCGGAGCCGGGGGCCAATACGTGAACAAGACGGAATCGGCAATTCGTATCACCCACGTGCCGACGGGCGTCGTCGTCGCGTCGCAGCAGGAACGTTCGCAGCAGCAGAATCGCGAGAAAGCGATGCAGATGCTCCGCGCGACGCTCTACGATCGCAAGCGGCGCGAGCAGGAAGAGGCGGTCGGCTCGATGCGCCGATCGCAAGTGGGCAGCGGCGAGCGCGCCGAGAAGATCCGCACGTACAATTTTCCGCAGGACCGCGTCACCGATCACCGGATCAACCGCAGCTTCGGGAATATTCGCGGGCTGATGGACGGCAATCTCGCAACGATCAGCGACGAACTCATTGCCGACGAGCGGGCGCGCCTGCTCGCGGGCGAACCGGTCACGTGA
- the prmC gene encoding peptide chain release factor N(5)-glutamine methyltransferase encodes MKTVANLFTDGLQVLRSSPSPRADASLLLSHALEERREWILAHGDAVASARQIAEFESLCRRRAAGLPIAYLLGRAHFYGREFVVDERVLVPRPETEHVVDEAIAFIRRPMRVLDVGTGCGAIACTIAAQTSATVDATDSSPRAIEVATLNAQRLGVDRRCRFHLGDLSEPIGNARFDLVVANLPYVPTADLPGAPEPVSYEPRSALDGGPDGLTLYRRLLAQLPPRLNQGACILFECAPPTIDQLKKLVHRTFPTFVIEGRPDYAGLSRYVKAVDTSSALPRAHR; translated from the coding sequence GTGAAGACCGTCGCGAATCTGTTCACCGATGGCCTCCAGGTGCTGAGGTCGAGTCCGTCGCCGCGTGCCGACGCGTCGCTGTTGCTCTCACACGCGCTGGAAGAACGACGTGAATGGATTCTCGCGCACGGCGATGCAGTGGCATCCGCGCGACAAATCGCCGAGTTTGAGTCGCTCTGCCGGCGCCGCGCCGCGGGGCTGCCGATTGCCTATTTGCTGGGGCGCGCGCACTTTTACGGGCGTGAGTTCGTGGTCGACGAACGCGTCCTGGTTCCACGTCCTGAAACAGAGCACGTGGTGGACGAAGCCATTGCTTTCATTCGCCGGCCAATGCGGGTCCTCGACGTCGGCACCGGCTGCGGCGCGATTGCGTGCACGATTGCCGCGCAAACGAGCGCCACGGTGGACGCCACCGATTCATCGCCGCGTGCAATCGAAGTTGCAACATTGAATGCGCAGCGCCTCGGCGTGGATCGTCGCTGCCGTTTTCACCTAGGCGATCTCAGCGAGCCAATCGGCAACGCTCGCTTCGATTTGGTTGTCGCAAACCTGCCCTACGTACCGACTGCAGACCTTCCAGGAGCGCCCGAACCGGTCTCGTACGAACCGCGGAGCGCCCTGGACGGCGGCCCGGACGGCCTGACATTGTACCGTCGCTTGCTCGCGCAGTTGCCACCGCGCTTGAATCAAGGCGCCTGCATCTTGTTTGAGTGCGCCCCGCCAACCATCGACCAGCTCAAAAAGCTCGTGCACCGGACGTTCCCCACGTTCGTCATCGAAGGCCGCCCCGATTATGCCGGCCTTTCCCGTTACGTCAAGGCGGTCGATACGAGCTCGGCACTCCCTCGCGCCCACAGGTAA
- a CDS encoding DNA-directed RNA polymerase subunit alpha, which translates to MLEAPVGATIEVRERRDNGAKFVIEPLERGFGITLGNALRRVLLSSIPGAAVTYMKIDGVLHEFSTIPGMVEDTIALMLNLKGLPVKLNSDEPKVLTLSVSGAREVTAADIVPDADVEILDPSYRLCTLSAKDAKLTMEIGVERGRGYVMADRQRNVEHMIGLIPIDSIFSPIRKVNFTVDDTRVGQSVDYDRLTVEVETNGSITPDDALSTAASIMQEELDLFVSFTNRSEPLPETPPNEWDVPVETLNLSVRSFNCLKRAGISKVSELLDLTEDEIMKMRNFGKKSLDEIKQVLAERGLSLRQS; encoded by the coding sequence ATGTTGGAAGCGCCCGTTGGGGCGACTATCGAAGTACGCGAACGTCGCGATAATGGCGCGAAGTTCGTGATCGAGCCCCTCGAGCGCGGCTTCGGAATTACGCTCGGTAACGCGCTGCGGCGGGTGCTGTTGAGCTCCATTCCCGGGGCTGCCGTGACCTATATGAAAATCGACGGCGTGTTGCACGAGTTTTCTACCATCCCTGGGATGGTCGAAGATACGATCGCATTGATGCTCAATCTCAAGGGCTTGCCGGTAAAACTCAATAGCGACGAGCCAAAGGTTCTGACGCTCTCGGTCAGCGGCGCGCGCGAGGTCACCGCGGCGGACATCGTGCCCGATGCCGACGTCGAGATTCTCGACCCCAGCTACCGGCTCTGCACCCTTTCCGCAAAGGATGCGAAACTGACGATGGAGATTGGCGTCGAGCGCGGGCGCGGCTACGTAATGGCGGATCGCCAGCGCAACGTCGAGCACATGATCGGCTTGATTCCGATCGATTCGATCTTCTCACCGATTCGCAAGGTGAACTTCACGGTCGACGACACACGCGTCGGACAAAGCGTCGATTACGATCGTCTCACGGTTGAAGTAGAGACGAATGGCTCCATCACGCCGGATGACGCCCTTTCAACGGCGGCGTCGATCATGCAGGAGGAGCTCGATCTGTTCGTCTCCTTTACGAATCGGTCGGAGCCGTTGCCCGAGACGCCGCCCAACGAGTGGGACGTTCCCGTCGAAACGCTCAACCTCTCGGTACGCTCGTTCAACTGTCTGAAGCGCGCGGGCATCTCGAAGGTCTCCGAGCTCCTGGATCTGACCGAGGACGAGATCATGAAGATGCGTAACTTCGGCAAGAAGTCGCTCGACGAAATCAAGCAAGTACTTGCAGAGAGGGGGCTGTCGCTGCGTCAATCGTAG
- a CDS encoding CoA-binding protein, translating into MILATPSQRRDLLERARSIAIVGASDNPLRPSYTVFSYLRRQREYDVTPINPNIHDIDGIVAFPSLRSYASERGAPDIVDVFRRPSELAGVVEEAIAVGARTIWLQYGVVDGDAIARADRSGLNVVVDRCMKVEHARFRGGLSTGGLNSGIITSRRRTP; encoded by the coding sequence GTGATCCTCGCCACGCCGTCGCAGCGTCGCGATTTGCTCGAGCGAGCGCGGAGCATCGCGATTGTCGGCGCCTCCGATAATCCGCTGCGCCCGAGTTATACGGTATTCTCGTACCTTCGCCGGCAACGCGAATACGACGTGACGCCGATCAATCCAAACATCCACGATATCGACGGTATCGTAGCCTTTCCATCGCTTCGGTCGTACGCGTCCGAGCGCGGAGCACCGGACATCGTCGACGTTTTTCGGCGGCCCAGCGAGCTCGCGGGTGTCGTTGAGGAGGCGATCGCGGTGGGGGCGCGCACGATTTGGCTGCAATACGGCGTCGTCGATGGCGATGCAATTGCCCGGGCAGATCGAAGCGGTTTGAACGTCGTGGTCGACCGTTGCATGAAAGTCGAGCACGCGCGCTTTCGCGGTGGACTTTCAACGGGCGGCCTCAACAGCGGAATCATCACGTCGCGGCGGCGGACGCCATGA
- a CDS encoding CTP synthase, with protein MAKYIFFTGGVVSSLGKGITASSLGRLLKARGLSVSIQKLDPYINVDAGTMNPYQHGEVFVTEDGAETDLDLGHYERFIDENLQRANNVTTGQIYNSVIEKERRGDYLGATVQVIPHITNEIKAHVKRIAESSRAEVCIVEVGGTVGDIESLPFLEAIRQMRYDVGEENVMYVHLTLVPHLGAADELKTKPTQHSVRELRGIGISPDAIVCRTQSELPMPVELKEKIALFCDVPPSAVVQNSDAQTIYQVPLNLEAEGLAQAAVRKLNLPTAAPKLDDWVAIAERLLHPKRRVSIALVGKYVELKDAYISIIEALAHAGVFHHAAVEIKRIDSELVENEGIDVLRGAHGVLVAPGFGARGVKGKLRAIQYVREHRLPFLGICYGMQLACVEFARNVCGLPDAMTSEVDETSLDPVIDFMPDQRNLEILGGTMRLGTYACTLEMGSHAAHAYGELEISERHRHRYEFNNRYRPIFEEHGMRFTGHHSIGKTRLVEVVELPVDMHPWFVATQAHPEFKSRPNRPAPLYRDFIAAALAHEERINGRVVAEAASWTQA; from the coding sequence ATGGCGAAGTATATCTTCTTCACCGGGGGCGTCGTAAGCTCGCTCGGCAAGGGCATCACCGCTTCCTCGCTCGGGCGACTTCTCAAGGCGCGCGGTTTGAGCGTGTCGATACAGAAGCTCGACCCATACATCAACGTCGACGCCGGTACGATGAACCCGTATCAACACGGCGAGGTTTTCGTTACGGAGGACGGCGCCGAAACGGACCTGGATCTGGGACATTACGAGCGATTCATCGACGAGAATTTGCAGCGCGCGAACAACGTCACGACCGGCCAAATATATAATTCGGTGATCGAGAAGGAGCGCCGCGGCGATTACCTTGGCGCCACCGTGCAGGTCATTCCGCACATCACCAATGAGATCAAGGCGCACGTCAAGCGCATCGCCGAGTCAAGTCGCGCCGAGGTCTGCATCGTCGAAGTCGGGGGCACCGTCGGCGATATCGAGTCGCTGCCGTTTTTGGAGGCGATCCGGCAGATGCGCTACGACGTTGGCGAGGAGAACGTGATGTACGTTCATCTGACGCTCGTACCGCATCTCGGTGCGGCCGACGAACTGAAGACCAAGCCGACGCAGCACTCGGTCCGCGAGCTTCGCGGCATCGGAATCTCACCCGATGCCATCGTCTGCCGAACGCAGTCGGAGCTGCCGATGCCAGTCGAGCTCAAGGAAAAGATCGCGCTTTTCTGCGACGTTCCGCCCAGTGCCGTCGTGCAGAACAGCGATGCGCAAACGATTTATCAGGTACCGCTGAACCTCGAAGCCGAAGGGCTGGCGCAGGCGGCGGTACGCAAGCTCAATCTCCCGACGGCCGCCCCAAAGCTCGATGATTGGGTTGCGATCGCCGAACGGCTCCTTCACCCGAAACGACGCGTTTCAATCGCATTGGTGGGAAAATACGTCGAACTCAAAGACGCCTATATCTCAATCATCGAGGCGCTGGCGCACGCCGGCGTCTTTCACCACGCCGCCGTCGAAATCAAGCGGATCGACTCGGAGCTCGTCGAGAACGAAGGCATCGACGTTCTGCGCGGCGCGCATGGCGTTCTGGTCGCTCCCGGATTCGGGGCCCGCGGAGTCAAGGGCAAACTTCGGGCAATCCAATACGTGCGCGAGCATCGGCTCCCATTCTTAGGGATCTGCTACGGAATGCAGCTTGCGTGCGTCGAGTTCGCACGCAACGTCTGTGGGCTTCCCGATGCGATGACCAGTGAAGTCGACGAAACGAGTCTCGATCCCGTTATTGATTTCATGCCGGATCAGCGCAATCTCGAGATTCTCGGCGGCACGATGCGCCTCGGTACGTACGCCTGCACGTTGGAGATGGGCAGTCACGCGGCGCATGCGTACGGGGAGCTGGAGATCAGCGAACGCCATCGGCATCGTTACGAATTTAACAATCGTTACCGCCCAATTTTCGAAGAACATGGAATGCGCTTTACCGGTCACCACTCGATCGGCAAGACGCGCCTGGTGGAGGTTGTCGAGCTTCCCGTCGACATGCATCCGTGGTTTGTCGCGACACAGGCTCATCCTGAGTTCAAGTCGCGCCCGAATCGTCCGGCGCCGCTCTATCGCGACTTCATTGCCGCGGCGCTCGCCCACGAAGAACGGATCAACGGTCGCGTGGTTGCTGAGGCGGCATCCTGGACCCAGGCCTAA
- a CDS encoding 3-isopropylmalate dehydratase small subunit, whose protein sequence is MEATLRGRAHKYGKNVDTDVIIPGKYCNIVDQTELGKHALEGLDPEYVARMTSGDIIVADTNFGCGSSREVAPIAIKASGTSAVIAKSFARIFYRNALNIGLPIFESPEAVDGIQSGDEIEVQPASGIVRNLTRGTEYRAAELPPFMQSLIDAGGLVPYVEKRLNYGGV, encoded by the coding sequence ATGGAGGCGACGTTGCGAGGCCGAGCCCATAAATACGGCAAGAACGTCGACACCGACGTAATCATTCCCGGAAAGTATTGCAATATCGTGGATCAGACGGAACTCGGGAAGCACGCGCTGGAGGGTCTCGATCCGGAGTACGTCGCCCGAATGACGTCCGGCGACATCATCGTCGCCGATACGAACTTCGGCTGCGGTTCCAGCCGCGAGGTTGCGCCCATCGCGATCAAAGCTTCAGGAACGTCCGCGGTGATCGCCAAGAGTTTCGCGCGGATATTCTATCGTAACGCGCTCAACATCGGACTCCCCATCTTCGAGTCGCCCGAGGCCGTCGACGGTATTCAGTCGGGAGACGAGATCGAGGTCCAACCGGCCAGCGGGATCGTGCGCAATCTCACGCGCGGCACGGAGTATCGCGCGGCTGAGTTGCCGCCGTTCATGCAATCGCTCATCGACGCCGGCGGCCTCGTGCCGTACGTCGAAAAGCGGCTCAACTACGGTGGCGTGTAG
- a CDS encoding 3-isopropylmalate dehydratase large subunit — MGMTLTEKILARHAGLESVEPGQIVNGKVDLVLANELSAAVAIGVMRKIKGATTVFDPSKIALVADHFVPAKDAQSAGLAKLMKDFAAEQRIEHFFDVGRGGIEHVVLPEEGLVAPGELIVGGDSHTCTYGAFGAFATGMGSTDIAAAFVLGEVWLKVPASIKLVYSGSPGPMVYAKDIMLRTVGELGIDGATYRAIEYHGTTIDELSITGRITMANMAIEAGAKNGIFHADEKTIAYVKERTDRPFIVERADPDATYEREIRIDIGSLEPQIACPHTPDNVHPISEVTRDDLRVDQVFIGSCTNGYIDDLRVVAKILEGKHIASNLRVIVNPGSQKVWMQAAQEGVLTTLAAAGCAVNTPGCGACFGGHMGTLGDGERAISTTNRNYVGRMGSPKAEIYLASPATCAASALTGRITDPRVVEAVLA; from the coding sequence ATGGGCATGACATTGACTGAAAAAATCTTAGCGCGCCACGCCGGGCTCGAGTCTGTGGAGCCGGGGCAGATCGTCAACGGGAAGGTCGATCTCGTCCTCGCGAACGAGCTCTCGGCCGCGGTCGCAATCGGCGTGATGCGCAAAATCAAAGGCGCCACCACGGTCTTCGATCCAAGCAAGATTGCGCTCGTCGCCGATCACTTCGTACCGGCAAAAGACGCGCAATCGGCGGGTCTTGCGAAGCTCATGAAAGATTTCGCCGCCGAACAGCGGATCGAACATTTTTTTGACGTCGGCCGCGGTGGCATCGAACACGTCGTTCTTCCCGAGGAAGGGCTTGTCGCTCCGGGAGAGTTGATCGTCGGCGGTGATTCGCACACCTGTACGTACGGGGCGTTCGGCGCCTTCGCGACGGGAATGGGATCGACCGACATCGCCGCCGCCTTCGTGCTCGGCGAAGTCTGGCTCAAAGTGCCGGCCTCGATCAAGCTCGTCTATAGCGGTTCTCCCGGACCGATGGTCTATGCCAAAGATATCATGCTGCGCACCGTCGGCGAGCTCGGCATCGACGGCGCGACGTACCGCGCAATCGAGTATCACGGAACGACAATCGACGAACTTTCGATTACCGGCCGTATCACCATGGCGAACATGGCTATTGAAGCCGGCGCGAAAAACGGGATCTTTCACGCCGACGAAAAGACAATCGCCTACGTCAAGGAGCGGACGGATCGTCCGTTCATCGTCGAGCGCGCCGATCCCGACGCGACGTACGAGCGTGAAATCCGAATCGACATCGGATCGCTGGAACCGCAAATCGCGTGCCCGCATACGCCCGACAACGTTCATCCCATCTCGGAGGTGACGCGCGACGATCTGCGCGTCGATCAGGTCTTCATCGGCTCGTGCACGAACGGTTACATCGACGATTTGCGCGTCGTCGCGAAGATTCTCGAGGGTAAACACATCGCGTCGAATCTTCGGGTCATCGTCAACCCCGGTTCGCAGAAGGTCTGGATGCAGGCGGCGCAGGAGGGCGTTTTGACGACGCTCGCAGCGGCCGGGTGCGCGGTCAACACGCCCGGTTGCGGTGCCTGCTTTGGCGGTCACATGGGAACGCTCGGCGACGGCGAGCGCGCGATCTCAACGACAAACCGCAACTATGTTGGCCGGATGGGTTCCCCGAAAGCCGAGATTTATCTCGCGTCGCCGGCCACGTGCGCCGCGAGTGCGCTGACCGGAAGAATCACCGACCCGCGAGTGGTCGAAGCGGTGCTTGCGTAA
- the rpmE gene encoding 50S ribosomal protein L31: MKTQIHPKWFPEARVHCACGNSFVTGSTLPEISVEICAACHPLFTGQQKLVDTAGRVDKFNQRSAAAKKKQEEAAARKATRDAKKAATAF, encoded by the coding sequence GTGAAGACCCAAATCCATCCCAAGTGGTTCCCCGAGGCCCGCGTCCATTGTGCGTGCGGCAACAGCTTCGTCACGGGATCGACCTTGCCGGAAATCTCCGTCGAGATTTGCGCCGCCTGCCATCCGCTCTTTACCGGACAACAGAAGTTGGTCGACACCGCCGGCCGAGTCGACAAATTCAATCAGCGTTCCGCCGCTGCAAAGAAGAAACAAGAAGAGGCCGCGGCTCGAAAGGCGACGCGCGACGCGAAGAAGGCGGCAACTGCTTTCTGA